Within the Hevea brasiliensis isolate MT/VB/25A 57/8 chromosome 2, ASM3005281v1, whole genome shotgun sequence genome, the region GTATTGGACCGCATGTGTGTTCTATTTGGCCAATTAAAACACAACAACTCTCAAACCTTCAATCTTGGCTGGAGATCCTGATTTGAACCATGCCCATGCCTCAGTCTTGCTGACCTTCATACAGTCGCTCTGTAAACAATGAAATTTAGTAATCCAATTAGAACCTTGGTGACTAAATATATCACGTACAAATCACCGCATTTATAAAATTTCCGTAAATTAACATGTTTTTCAAAAAAGAAGAAAACAAAGAACTGTCAAAAACACAAATGGAAGTATGGAACATTAGGACTGTGCAACTATTCAGCTCAAAAGGAAAAAACCGACCGAAccaatttaatttgaaaattcagATCAGTTTATTGGCAATTTGATTCGGTTTCATTTTTTTAGCTTCTTGGTCTGTTCATTCGGTTCAGTttatggagaaaaaaaaaattcagtttaACTGAACTGAATCACCCTAAATACTGCGCTTTGCTTTTATCTTTAGGGTTATATGGTTAAAATGAGTTTGAAATAAGTTCAAAATAAGGTTCAGGATGAAGCCCAAACTAAAATTTGCCTACAATGGTCTACCAACTCTGCAGTCAAATTTCCACAAGATATTAAAGTAAATCATCAAAGGACAATGTGATGCAAGTAAATCATCAAAGTATGTTGACTTGGAATCTCCATTGGACACAAAAACACAAGTTGAGCACTTCACTAAGCAATAAGTTGCTTATTACTTTTGCATAAATTATAGACAGGTAATCATAGCCGAAAATCATGTTGGCAAAAATTTAATGATGCCAAAAGGGTAACAGAGATTATTTGTGTGTCCCCACCACCCACCCCTTTTGCTCCATTCTCCCAGGAAGAATAGGTTCCACCAAGAGAGAGGAAGAGAACCTACAAGCTGCCAATGTATGGTAGAGCAACTGACAGTGTAATGTCTGCACGGTGAAGTTTGCTACAGATGGCTAGATCTTAAGTTTTGTCATAAGAAGTCTGCTTAAATCTGAATTGTCATCATTGCAAGGTAAACCTTGCCACATGTCCAACTTATTCAAACCCAGTTAACTGAATTTGTAGATCATGCGGTCTATGGATGGAGTGGCACTAGAAGTAGTTGACATATCATTTTCACAGTAGAGCTCAAAAGTCTGTCTTTTTCACTTTCTATCCTTCCCCTCATTAAATTCCCATCAAATGACAAAACAAAATAGAAAGCTGAATATCCACAACAAACATCAATCAAAAAGTGGAGTTGCTTGTAGATAAATCAATGAAATCACATACAAAATTTCTCATAGCACCACTCTTAAAATTTTGAGGTCAACAAAGTACAATTTAGAGTTTTACAGGTGATACTAAAAGAGCATTGCCTAGGCACAGACCCATTTATAGCATGGAGATTGAACATATCTAAGTTATAGTGGCAAAATGTTAGGATTTAGCATTTTTTACCTCTCTATAAATGTAGCTCTAAAATGAGTAAAGAGTACAAAAAAAGATCTATACAGGCAACTCCAACTACATTGGATTGGATTGAGGCTCATCGCATTGACTGGAGTATTTGAAAACAATTGCACCTCCAAtcttaatttttacaagtcaTATACCAATAACTGAGAAAAGATGGTCAAACCAAATTACTTTCACTTACCAATAGAATCTTCAGTAAAGTAAGAATGCTCCAGAGTCCTGTTGAATGTCATTTTATAGTTTCAAAAACCTCCATACTCAAAGTGTTGCCTTTCATATGCTTTGTTTTCGCCAACTGAGCATAGGAGTTTAGTATCTTCTTGTCCTTTTCATAATAGGTTTCCATCTTTTTTAAGGGTTTCAAATCCAAGTCAATGAAATTCACCTAAGGAAGTTGCAACATAAACGAAACATCAAACTATAAGCAAAGACATGATGCTTGGTGTTGTTGAAAGAGAGCGATCAACTAGTATGAGATTGGAAAAAAATAGTAATACCACCATGAATTTGATCAAACACAGAATAAATATCTAAAGATCATTAGTGTGAACCtcataactatttttttttttttttcgttggTTGTTTTTGGGGGTGTGGGGGTGTGTTGGTGTGGGTGTGGGATTATTTAACACCAAAGACCTTTAAGACACCAAGAATGGCAAATGGGATCTTTTTTTTATCAACGTTACAATAAAAAGATTATGAAATTCACCTAAGGAAGTTGCAACATAAACGAAACATCAAACTATAAGCAAAGACATGATGCTTGGTGTTGTTGAGAGAGAGCGATCAACTAGTATGACATTGGAAAAAAATAGTAATACCACCATGAACTTGATCAAACACAGAATAAATATCTAAAGATCATTAGTGTGAACCTCATaactacattttttttttggttttttttttttttgatggggggggggggggggtgtggtggtggtggtgttttGGGGGTGGGATTATTTAACACCAAAGACCTTTAAGACACCAAGAATGGCAAATgggatcttttttttttcaacattacaataaaaagatTATATAGTGTCACTAGAATGGATTCTTCACTGGTATCCTAGCAACTTCATATCTACTATGTGATTTAACGTAAAAATGAAATAGGTTAAAGGCCCACCTTGTAATCAAAGTTTTGGTTGGTTGATTTCAGATATACACTACCATATGGAGACCCAAAATCCCTATCTTCCCTTGGTTTGAAACTGACCATCAAACTACAGTCCTTTGCTGTTGCAGCTATTATATAATCTTTTATGATCTTCAAGCTCTCACTCAAAGGAATGGAATGCAAGGAGGCATATCCATGTGGAACTCTTGCTTCATCCAATTCTCTACACACCATGCAAGGCTTAGAAATAATGTTATAATAAGCATGAATCGCCCCTTCAATATCAATACTATCAAGCTTCTGAACTTCAAGAAGCTGATCCAAAACTCGAGAATTATAAACAGTCTCAGCAACAAGCTCAATGAAACTCCTTGTACGCAAACCATCATCGGCCTGGATGACTCCCTTCAGTGCGCCTTCAAAAGCTTTTTCAATCACAATGCTAGTTTTATCCACGCCACCCCCCAAGCCCCCAAATATAATAGAGCCATTTAAGAATACACGGAAATTATTCTGAGGGGTGCTGTAGAGATCATTGAGAGCTTTATGTATTCTTTCATTGGAACCAGAGAAAATATCCAACGGATCATATTGACTTAACTCCGATATCTGAAAAATTAACATGCTTGAgtgagaataaaattcataaatagAGAGAAGACCTCATTATTGAGGTGCATAAGCCTTTTTGAAGCTAATATTAACAACACTAATTAATAAAGCAGGGTCAGAGCCAATATCATTGAAGTAATTCCACCCT harbors:
- the LOC110648591 gene encoding inositol-pentakisphosphate 2-kinase isoform X2 — protein: MRIQKAARNGSSHCMEDHTVLTEHERLLWKEAEELVSSPTKELAELHYVKDVMSPLLGPKHVDAGMHVLACREFLESVEKKVICQRPAWRVDAAKIDVKCDFVLLMTDHSLFPSGIVKVGPCISVEIKPKCGFLPFSRFIAERNAIKRSTTRFRMHQVLKLRQHEISELSQYDPLDIFSGSNERIHKALNDLYSTPQNNFRVFLNGSIIFGGLGGGVDKTSIVIEKAFEGALKGVIQADDGLRTRSFIELVAETVYNSRVLDQLLEVQKLDSIDIEGAIHAYYNIISKPCMVCRELDEARVPHGYASLHSIPLSESLKIIKDYIIAATAKDCSLMVSFKPREDRDFGSPYGSVYLKSTNQNFDYKVNFIDLDLKPLKKMETYYEKDKKILNSYAQLAKTKHMKGNTLSMEVFETIK
- the LOC110648591 gene encoding inositol-pentakisphosphate 2-kinase isoform X1, whose translation is MEIKLEQEDAADWVYRGEGAANLVLSYTGSSPLFIGKVMRIQKAARNGSSHCMEDHTVLTEHERLLWKEAEELVSSPTKELAELHYVKDVMSPLLGPKHVDAGMHVLACREFLESVEKKVICQRPAWRVDAAKIDVKCDFVLLMTDHSLFPSGIVKVGPCISVEIKPKCGFLPFSRFIAERNAIKRSTTRFRMHQVLKLRQHEISELSQYDPLDIFSGSNERIHKALNDLYSTPQNNFRVFLNGSIIFGGLGGGVDKTSIVIEKAFEGALKGVIQADDGLRTRSFIELVAETVYNSRVLDQLLEVQKLDSIDIEGAIHAYYNIISKPCMVCRELDEARVPHGYASLHSIPLSESLKIIKDYIIAATAKDCSLMVSFKPREDRDFGSPYGSVYLKSTNQNFDYKVNFIDLDLKPLKKMETYYEKDKKILNSYAQLAKTKHMKGNTLSMEVFETIK